From Labrus bergylta chromosome 22, fLabBer1.1, whole genome shotgun sequence, one genomic window encodes:
- the LOC136177548 gene encoding uncharacterized protein DDB_G0292186-like has translation HSRSNNNRSLSNNNHSCTNNNHCSSNNNHSGSNNNHSRPNNHHCSSNNHHSCSNNNHSRPNNHNCSSNNNHSCSNNNHSRSNNNHSCSNNHNCNSNNNHCGSNNNHSCSNNNHSRSNNHNCNSNNNHFSSNNNHSRSNNNHCRSNNNHCSYNNNHSCSNNNHSSSNNNHSRSNNNHSRSNNNHNCSSNNHHCSSNNNHCSSNNNHSRPNNHHCSSNNNHSCSNNNHCSSNNNNSCTNNHHCSSNNNHSGPNNHNCSSNNHHCSSNNHHCSSNNN, from the coding sequence cacagccgctccaacaacaaccgcagcctctccaacaacaaccacagctgcaccaacaacaaccactgcagctccaacaacaaccacagtggctccaacaacaaccacagccgccccaacaaccaccactgcagctccaacaaccaccacagctgctccaacaacaaccacagccgccccaacaaccacaactgcagctccaacaacaaccacagctgctccaacaacaaccacagccgctccaacaacaaccacagctgctccaacaaccacaactgcaactccaacaacaaccactgcggctccaacaacaaccacagctgctccaacaacaaccacagccgctccaacaaccacaactgcaactccaacaacaaccactttagctccaacaacaaccacagccgctccaacaacaaccactgccgctccaacaacaaccactgcagctacaacaacaaccacagctgctccaacaacaaccacagcagctccaacaacaaccacagccgctccaacaacaaccacagccgctccaacaacaaccacaactgcagctccaacaaccaccactgcagctccaacaacaaccactgcagctccaacaacaaccacagccgccccaacaaccaccactgcagctccaacaacaaccacagctgctccaacaacaaccactgcagctccaacaacaacaacagctgcaccaacaaccaccactgcagctccaacaacaaccacagcggccccaacaaccacaactgcagctccaacaaccaccactgcagctccaacaaccaccactgcagctccaacaacaac